The window CCCAGTCTCCCATGAAGGGGGTTTTCTTCCACTGCTTATACCGTCCCTCCTGCGGCGGATAGATCCACGGACCAAACCCACGGTCTCCCGGACCTTCTTCTGCACTGACATGCCATTTTCCGCTGAAATACATCTGATATCCCGCTTCTTTTAAATCTTCTGAAAAGAGCCTGATGCCTTCAATTAAGCCATGGGAAAATGCATCTGCCAGATCAATATTATTCCATATACCGTGTTCCGAGGGATACAATCCGGAAAAGAAACTGGCGCGGCTGGGACAGCAGTGGGG of the Anaerotignum faecicola genome contains:
- a CDS encoding sulfatase-like hydrolase/transferase, whose product is PHCCPSRASFFSGLYPSEHGIWNNIDLADAFSHGLIEGIRLFSEDLKEAGYQMYFSGKWHVSAEEGPGDRGFGPWIYPPQEGRYKQWKKTPFMGDWDWLLEDDYITEVRGRGDGEISRVGFPPYTQYGVKE